The following nucleotide sequence is from bacterium.
GAGTTCGTCGACCCGCTTGGCCAGGGCCTTGCCCGAGGCGGCGGCCCCCTGCCCGAGGTCGAGGGACAGCCGGTCGACGACCTGCTGGAACATCAGGCGCGCCGTGTCGTCGATCCCCTTGCGCCCCGCGAACGGCGTCTCCTGGCTCGTCTGCTTCACGTTGATGCGCCAGACCCGCTTGACGGGCGTGAAGCTGTCGATGGTGGGATACGCCTTCTCGCGCGCATCCAGAAGGTTGAAGGACGCCGAGACCACGGTGATCGTCGACTTGTCGACCTTGTCCTCGTCGTAGTTCTCGAGGCGTCCGATGAGGATGCATTCAGTGCCGGAGAGCTGGCCGAGCTTGGTGGCGATGAGCGCGCCGTCGACCGGGGCCTTGGGCTTCTTCTTCAGCCCCAGCTCTTCGCCCGCGCGGGTCATAAGGTCCTTGGCCTGGTCTTCCTCGACGATCACGACCTTCTCAAAGCCGCTGCGCAGGTTGAGGATGTCCACGAGCTGGCTGGTGAACGGGGTCTCGACCCCCTTGGCCTTGCCGCCGGGCGCAATGTTCTCGAGCGGCCAGACGAGGACGCTCTTGATCGGCTTGAGCCCCTTGCTCGGGTCCCCGCCCACGTTCGCGTCGTCGAGCAGGTAGGCGTTCATCTGGACCTTGCCGGGGCTGCAGGCAACAAGCGGCAGCAGCGCTGCGACCAGCGCAACGCCCGCGAGAGATCGTCTCAGCATGTAATCCTCCCTTGACTGCAACGCGCGGCGAGCATGATCAGCCGGTCTCGCCGGTTCCCGGCAGGCAGCAACCCCAGCCTTCCGCCCATAAACCCCGCCATTCTAATGTCCAGTCCGCCGCTGTCAAGCGGCAAGCCCGCCTCAGAACTTCCAGCTCAGCTTGAGGTTGAGCTTGCGGTGCTCGTCCGTCAGGTCCGAGTACGTCTTGAGGAACTGGTAGTCGCCGGAGATGTCCATGTTGTCGTTCTTCCAGCCGACCTTGGTCGTGAACTCCAGGTCGTCGTCCTCCTCGGAGCTGCGGTCGTTGTACTTGAACGCCGAGCTGAGCACGAAGTCCTCGTACTTCCAGTCGAGCTTGAGCGCGTAGGAGACGACGACGACCATCTCCTCGGCGTCCCCCTCGGTGTCGTCCGCCTTGCGCTCGAGCTCCCCCTCGAGGCTGAGCCCCTCGAAGAACTCGGTGATCGCGAGGTTCAGCCGCGTGTCCTCGTTGAACCCGACCTCCTCCTCGTAGTTGAGCACCTCGTCCGTCTCGCGCGTGGTCTTGCGCCCGTACTCGTGCGAGATGGTGGTCCTCAGGTATCCGAGGACCAGGCTCTTGAACTCCAGCTTGAACTTCGCGTTGGCGGTGGAGGTGTCCCCCGAGGGGAGGCCCAGGTCGTCCCAGGTCGACTTGTGCGACGACTCGTAGCTCGGCGTGAGCAGCAGCTCCGCCCAGGTGAACTTCAGCACCCGCAGCCTGAGGACGCTCTTGAACTTCGCCTCCCGCGCGTCCAGGATGCCGTCGGTGTAGGACCAGGTCGCGCTCGTGCCCGCCGTCAGGTCCCAGACGTCCCGGAACCTGTTCTTGAGCGTGAACTCGTACTTGCGGTCGTCGTTGGTGTCGATCGAGCGCCCCGTGTCCTCCGCGACCTCGTCCTCGTACTTCAGCTCGCCCTTGCCCCCGATGCGCAGCCAGTTGACCGGCTCGAAGTCGAAGGCCCCGTTCAGGGTGTCCGTGACCTTCGCCGTGTCGTCCTCCCCGGGTATCGACTCCTGCATCTCGGTGTCGCGCTTGGCGGACGCGGCGACCTTGAGGTTGGGGAGCACGTCGTAGCGCACCTCCAGGTCGAACTTGTTCGTCACCTGGTACTCGTAGTCGAGCTTCAGCAGGTCCTGGTCGAACGTGTACTCCCAGGTCAGGTCCCCGCGCAGCCGCGGCGTCAGCTCCAGGGACTTCTGCAGCCGCGTCTTGAGCGACTGCGTGTATTCCTCCTCGGGGAGCCCCGGGACGCCGCGCTTCTCGACCTCCGAGTACGTCTCCTTGAGCTCGTAGGCCGCCTCGAAGTCCACGTCGCTGAGGATCTGGGTCTTGTACGTCCCCTTGAGCGACCACTCGGTGTCCTTGTCGGTCTGCCGCTCCGGGAGCCTGTCCCGCTTCGAGCCGAGCTTCAGCGAGAACTCCAGCAGGACGTCGAAGATGTCGTCGCGCAGCTGCAGCTCCATGGTGCGGTTCGACGTCTCCGTCGTCTCGAGCTCGTAGTCGCGCTGCTCCTGCAGCTTGAACTTGACCTCCGGCCAGTACCCGGGGGTCAGGTCCAGATCGACCACGGCGGTGTTCGAGTTCATCGTCGACGCCGAGGCGTCCTCGAACTCCCGGGTCTTGTTGACGATGGAGGTGTAGGTGAACTTCGCCGAGGACTGCGGGCCGAGCACGCCGAGCTCGAGGCTCGGCGAGGCCTTGGCCGTGGTCGCGACCGCCGTGCCCGCTTTGTCGTCAAGATCGAGGGTGAGGGCGCCGAGGAAGTCCAGGGACGACGTGAGCGTCGTGCCGAGCCGCACCTGGTACTTCTGCTGGAAGCCGGCGATGGCCAGGACGTCGTTGCCCGTGTGCTCCTGCTCGTAGGTGTAGTTCATGTCGATGTTGGTCTGGATGTTCTGCGCGGCGGCGGGAAGGGCCGCCGCCGCCAGCGCGCAGAGGACGCCGCAGCACACCGCGATGCCGCCGCGGCGCCGGACGTTACGTGTTCGACGGTCCGTCAACGTGCCTGGTCCTCCGTTTCCGCGGCGCATCCGCGGCGGGGTGCCCAAAACATCGATTCTCTTATAGGAGCGGACTGTTGCCTGTCAAGATTTTTCTCCCGCGGCCCGCCGTGCGCGCCCCGTGCTGATGCACGGCGGACCGCATTCGTGGTATGGTAACAAGTCCTGCGGAGGCGCCGGGCCGCGCCCCAGGGGAGGGAGACGAACGACGATGAAGCACCTGCGTGCCATCGACCCGGAGATCGCCCGGGCGATCCAGCTGGAGACGCGCCGCCAGAGCGACAAGCTCGAGCTGATCGCGTCCGAGAACTTCGTGAGCGAGGCCGTCCTGGAGGCCCAGGACTCGACGCTGACCAACAAGTACGCCGAGGGGTACCCCGGCCGCCGCTACTACGGCGGCTGCGAGTTCGTGGACGTCGCCGAGCGTCTCGCCATCGACCGCGCCCGCCTGCTCTTCGGCGCGGACCACGCCAACGTGCAGCCGCACTCGGGAACGCAGGCCAACATGCAGGCCTACTTCTCGCTGCTCGAGCCGGGCGACACGATCCTGGGCCTGAACCTCGCGCACGGCGGGCACCTCTCGCACGGCCATCCCGTGAACTTCTCGGGGCGGTACTTCACGACGGCCTTCTACGGCGTGGAGCGCGAAAGCGGCACGATCGACTACGACCGGCTGGCCGCGGTCGCCCGCGAGACCCGGCCGCGCCTCATCGTCGCCGGCGCCAGCGCCTACCCGCGCACCCTGGACTTCGCCCGCTTTGCGGCCGTCGCGGAGGAGGTCGGCGCCCTGCTCATGGCGGACATGGCCCACATCGCCGGCCTCGTGGCCGCCGGCCTGCACCCCTCGCCGGTGCCGCACGCGGCGATCGTCACGAGCACGACGCACAAGACCCTGCGCGGCCCGCGCGGCGGCCTCATCCTCTGCCGCGAGCCCTACGCCCGCGCGGTCGACAAGAACGTCTTCCCGGGCTTCCAGGGCGGGCCGCTGATGCACGTCGTCGCGGCCAAGGCCGTCGCGTTCCACGAGGCGCTCCAGCCCGCCTTCCGCGACTACCAGGCCCAGATCCTCGCCAATGCCCGGGCGCTCGCCGGCGAACTCGTCCGGCTCGGCTTCCAGCTGGTCTCGGGGGGCACCGACACGCACCTGATGCTCCTGGACCTCGCGCCGCTGGGCATCACCGGCAAGGACGCCGAGACCTGGCTCGACGAGGCCGGCATCACCGTCAACAAGAACGCCATCCCCTACGACCCGCAGCCGCCGGCGGTGACCAGCGGCATCCGCATCGGCACGCCCGCGCTGACGACCCGCGGGATGCGCGAGCCGCAGATGCGCGCGATCGCGGGCATGATCCACCGCATCCTCGACGCCCGCGGCGAGGCCGCGGTCGTGCGCGAGGTGCACGCGGCGGTCGCGGAGCTCACGGCAGGCTTCCCGCTCTACGCCGAGCGGCTCGCCTCCTATGCCGACTGAGCCGCCCGCCCCGCCCCGCCGTCCCGCCTGGGACGAGTACTTCATGGAGATCACCCGGCTGGTGGCGACCCGCTCCACCTGCCTGCGCCGCCGGGTGGGCGCCGTGCTCGTGCGCGAGAAGCGCATCCTCTCGACCGGCTACAACGGCGCGCCGCGCGGCCTGCGCCACTGCCTGGAGATCGGCTGCCTGCGCGAGCAGCGCGGCGTGCCCTCCGGGGAGCGCCACGAGCTGTGCCGCGCGCTGCACGCCGAGCAGAACGCGATCATCCAGGCCGCGCTCCACGGCGTGAGCGTCGACGGCGCCACGCTGTACTGCACCGCGCAGCCCTGCGTCATCTGCTCGAAGATGCTCATCAACTCCGGGATCCGCTCGGTGGTCTTCGCCGAGGGGTACCCCGACGAGCTCTCGCGCGAGTTGCTCGAGGAGGCGGGCGTGGCGCTCCACCGCGGCGGCGCGCCGGAGGAGTAGCCCGTGCGCTGCCCGTTCTGCTCGCACCTGGAGGACCGGGTCGTCGACTCGCGCACGGGCAAGAACGGCGAGATCATCCGCCGCCGCCGCGCCTGCCTCAAGTGCCAGCGCCGCTTCACCACGTACGAGCGGGTGGAGGAGGTGCTGCCGACGGTCGTCAAGAAGGACGGGCGCCGCGAGCCCTTCGACCGCCAGAAGATCCTCGCCGGCATCCAGAAGGCCTGCCAGAAACGCCCGGTGAGCGCCGCGGCGATCGAGGCCATCGTCCAGGAGATCGAGAACGAGCTGCTCGAGCTGGGCGAGAAGGAGATCCCCGGGGCCTGGATCGGCCAGCGCGTCATGGTGCGCCTGCAGGCGCTCGACGACGTGGCCTACGTGCGTTTCGCCTCCGTCTACCGGCAGTTCAAGGACATCTCCGAGTTCATGGACGAGCTCAAGGGCCTGCTCGACCACAAGGCGCCGCCCGCGCCGCCGCCGCGCCCCGCCCGATGAGCCTGCGCCTGCGCCGCAATCTGCTCTGGGCGGCGGCGATCGCCGCCCTGATCACGGCGCTGACGACGCTCGAGCTCTGGCTCCAGGGCACCCCCGCGGGGGTGCCGCTGGCGACCGGTGTCGCCATCTTCGCGCTCCTCAACCTCAACATCATCCTGCTCATGGCCCTGGCGATCCTGGTCTTCCGCAACCTGACCAAGCTCTACTTCGAGCGC
It contains:
- the glyA gene encoding serine hydroxymethyltransferase, yielding MHGGPHSWYGNKSCGGAGPRPRGGRRTTMKHLRAIDPEIARAIQLETRRQSDKLELIASENFVSEAVLEAQDSTLTNKYAEGYPGRRYYGGCEFVDVAERLAIDRARLLFGADHANVQPHSGTQANMQAYFSLLEPGDTILGLNLAHGGHLSHGHPVNFSGRYFTTAFYGVERESGTIDYDRLAAVARETRPRLIVAGASAYPRTLDFARFAAVAEEVGALLMADMAHIAGLVAAGLHPSPVPHAAIVTSTTHKTLRGPRGGLILCREPYARAVDKNVFPGFQGGPLMHVVAAKAVAFHEALQPAFRDYQAQILANARALAGELVRLGFQLVSGGTDTHLMLLDLAPLGITGKDAETWLDEAGITVNKNAIPYDPQPPAVTSGIRIGTPALTTRGMREPQMRAIAGMIHRILDARGEAAVVREVHAAVAELTAGFPLYAERLASYAD
- a CDS encoding dCMP deaminase family protein — encoded protein: MPTEPPAPPRRPAWDEYFMEITRLVATRSTCLRRRVGAVLVREKRILSTGYNGAPRGLRHCLEIGCLREQRGVPSGERHELCRALHAEQNAIIQAALHGVSVDGATLYCTAQPCVICSKMLINSGIRSVVFAEGYPDELSRELLEEAGVALHRGGAPEE
- the nrdR gene encoding transcriptional regulator NrdR; translated protein: MRCPFCSHLEDRVVDSRTGKNGEIIRRRRACLKCQRRFTTYERVEEVLPTVVKKDGRREPFDRQKILAGIQKACQKRPVSAAAIEAIVQEIENELLELGEKEIPGAWIGQRVMVRLQALDDVAYVRFASVYRQFKDISEFMDELKGLLDHKAPPAPPPRPAR